AGACCCTTAGGACTGCACGAAGCCGCCGCCAGGCAGCCGTGCGAGAGACCGGTCTTTCCAGTATCTCCAGCTGAGCCACGGCGGGCGCAGCGACTTGAGGACGATCGGCACGGCCATGGCCACCACGTTCAGGTTCGGATTGAGCGACCGCGCCACGCCCTCGATCGTCACGATCGCCTTGATGAGGAGCGTCGCGGAGGGCGGGACGTAGAGACCATGGCGATATGCCACCCTGAACAGGTCGTTGACGAGGGTCTCGAGCCCGTTCGAGCCGCCGGCACCGTCGCCGTTTCGACCCATCATCTGGGCGACGACCTGGCTCTCGCTCTGCCGAACCACCTTCGCGACGTCGGCCTTGAACTCGTCGTAGCTGAATTCGAGCGGAGGCACGCCGAAATCGAGGAGCGCGCGGGTCAACGCCTCGGGGTCGCCCACTACGAAGGCACGCACCGCCCTCGCGATCCGTTGCCGGTCCTGCCTCCCGGACTCCCCGGTCAACCCGAGATCGATCAGGCCAAGGCGCCCGTCGGGGAGGATCAGGAGATTCCCGGCGTGGGGATCGCCGTGGAAGCGGCCGTCCTCGAAGACCTGCTTGAGAATCTCCTTGAAGGCGAGATCCGCGACCCTCCGGGCCGCGTCCGGATCCGTCTTGGCGCGGGCACGGTACGCCGACAGCGGCTCCCCGACGAGCTCCTCCATCACCAGGGCGCGCGCCGAGCACCACTCCCGGTACACTCTCGGCACGCGGACGCGGGGATTGCCGCGCAGCCGTCGCCCGAAGTCGTCGAGCGACTGGGCCTCCCGCCGGAGATCGACCTCGGCGCGCAGCGCGGCGCCGAGGTCCCGGACCGCGTTCGAAAGCGCGAGCCGGGTGGTCTTGCTGGTGAGGCCCGGAAGCGTGAGGACGAGACCGCAGAGCAGCTCGGCCGCGTTCAGGTCGCGATCGATCTCGCGCTGGAGCCCCGGGCGCACCAGCTTGACGATCACGCTCGGTCCGCTCTTGAGCTCGGCCCGATGGACCTGGGCGATCGATCCGACGGCGATCGGCCGCGGGCTGAACTTCCGAAACGGCAACCCGTGCGGGAACGCCACCTTGAGCGTCGTCGCGAGCTGCCGCCCCCGCATCGAGGGCTGTTGCGTGTAGAGCGCTTCCAGGCGCACGCACACGGCCTCGGGGAGGATGTCGCTGCGGGTGGCGAGGACCTGGCCAAGCTTGGTGGTCAGAGGACCGGAGCTCTGGGCGATGCGCACGAGGGCGTCGCCGATCGCCTTCCAGGGAAGCTCGGACAGCCCTTCCCGGAGCAGGACGAGGGCGGCCGACGCCGGGGCCGGCAGCAAACCGTAGCGGGCGGCGTTGAAGGCCAGCCGTGGAGCTACCAGCGCCGCGTCCGCCACGCGCCTCGCCGGGCGTGCCAGGTCGGGCAATGTCACGGGAAACCGCAAGGTCTTCGCCCGGTATCGTCTCGGCCATCAGGGGCCAGGACTTTAGCAGCGCTCTCGCAGGCGCCGGCGCGACGGCTCAGGCTTGCACCGTGCCGCGTCCTTTTGCCAAATCACCCAACGCCCACGGAGGTCGATCTATGAGCGTCTCATCCCGCCACCATTTCCGATTTCACGCACCGCACGCGCATCTCGCCTCGGTGTTCGGCGACGACTGGTTCGCCGTGAGAGCGGAGGCCTTCGCCCGCTTCTTCGGGACGCCGCTATTCCTGGTTGCGCAGACGGTCGTGGTGGCCTTCTGGATCGCCGTCAATGCCGTCGGTCTCACCCGCTTCGACGTCTACCCCTTCATCCTCCTGAACCTCGCCTTCAGCCTGCAGGCCGCCTACGCAGCGCCGCTCATCCTGCTCGCTCAGACCCGGCAGGCCGACCGCGACAAGGCCCTCGCGGACGCGGACGCGCAGCACCGGGAAGCGCTCGCCCAGGCGAGCCTCGAGCGACAGGAGTTCGCGACGCAGCAATCGGCGCAGCTGCTCGAGCTCCTGGACCGGAACACGAAGCTCACGCAGATCACGCAGGAGCTGAGCCAGCGCATCGAGCGGCTCACGGACGAGATTCACCGCAAGGTGGTCGCCGCCAGCTGAGGCAGGCCCAAGGGCGCCGCGACCCGAGCGCGGGCTACCTCGACCGGGCAATCGCCTCGATCAGCTCGCGCCGCACCCGCTCCACGTCCGTGAGCGGGCTCCGGCGCAGCCGGCCGAGCTCGGCCGCCGTATACGGGGCGAAGTCCGCCGGCGTGTCGTCACGGCCGAAGCGTTCGAGCACCCAGTTGAGCACGGCAGCCGTTGCGGCGTCGTCGAGCGGCGCCTGCGCGACACCGGGCACGCGCGCCAGGTACTCCCGCCCGCCTGGCACGCGCAGGAACTTCCCGACGGAGCCGGCGAGCGCCGGGACGCTGCCCGGCGTGGCGGCGCCGTCGGCGCGGTGGCACCCCTGGCAGTTGAGCGCGTAGTCGAGCGCCGGGCCGCCCACGTCGGCGCCCGCTGCGCGGCTCGCAGCGGCCGCAGCCACGAGCACCGCGATGGTCCGAAACATCACGACTTGCGCATCACGACTTGGTCGCGACCCCGAGCACCACCGCCACCGAGCAGTTCACCGCCCGGCTCTTGGTGCCGAAGCACCACAGGAGGTCGTTGTTCTTCGACGTGAAGTAGACGGGCTTCTCGCCTTCCGTCCGGGTGCATCGACAGCGCAGGCACAGCGACTGCCCGCAGCAGTCGTTGTAGGAGATGATGTAGTCCTTCCCGTCGCCGGGGTGCCGGCAGGTGCCGATCCAGGTGACGGGCGACATCTCCGTCCCGGGCGGGCACGCGCTCTGCGAGCCGCCGCAGCACGCGCAGAGGAAGCCGTCGATGGCGCAGTGACGCCAGTAGCTGCAGCTCTTCGGGTCGCCCACCTCGCCCTTGAGCGCCGCGTCGTCGGGCGGTGGGAGGCGCGCGTCGTCCGCGGCACGCGCCACCGGCAGGAGCGGCAACGTCGAGCCGACCAGCGCGGACCCGAGCCGGGTGAGGAAGCTCCGACGCGACGTGCGCTGCGCCAGCTGCCGCGCGGCGGTCTCCACGAAGCGGTCGATCCAGTATCGTTCGTCCATCACTGTGGTCCCACTCCCATGTCCTGCTGCGCGCGTCCGAGGAAGTCCTGAATCGACGACACGCCGCGCTCCCTGGCCTCGAACAGGCTCTCGAGGTGCTCCCGGGTGTTCACGAGCCCCTTCGAGCGGACGATCCCGGCGGCATCGAGGAGCACGGCATAGGGCAGCTTCTCGACCCGATAGGTGATCCCGAGCGCGGGGGAGAGGACGTAGGTGGACGGGTCGAGCTGCTGCTCGCGCACGAACGGCTCGTGCTCCTCGCGTGTCCCGTCGCTGGCGAGGAGGAGGTCCAGCCAGCGCCCCTCGCGGCGCACCGCCGAGCGCAGCGCGGGAAGGAGAGCTTTGCAGACGGGGCACGTGGGCGAGAGGAAGAAGAGGAGCGTCGCTCGACGGTCGGGGCTCGGCGCGCCGATGTCGCGCACCGCTCCCGAGAGCGTCTGCACGCGCACCACCGGCGCAGCCTCTCCCACCCCGGGGCCTCTGCCCACCATGAGGGCGCCGGCCGGCGCCACGCGCTCGTAGAGCACGCCGATCTGGCGGACGAGCGCGACCACGACGCAGGCGAGGAGCACGACCGCCGCCCACAGGACGACGTTCGACACGACGAGCGCCTGCGTCACGCCTCACCTCGGAGGCGGGCGAGCGCGGGCGCGTGCGCGAGCAGGCGATCGACCGACGCGTACAGCGCCGCGAGCGTCGCCGTGGCCCCCATCACCGTGAGCGCGTCCACCCAGACGAGCGGTCGCGGGCGTACCGGCGCGACCGCGGCCAGCGCCGCCGCGGCCAGGGCCGCGTTGCGCGCGACGAGCCAGCCGCTGATCGGCCGGCGGACGGCGGGCCCCGCGCAGCCGCAGTCGATGTGTCGCCGGCCGCGCGCGAGATTGACCGCGATCGCGGCGCCGTAGACGGCCAGGACCGCGGCCGCGGCGACGGGGCCGGGCGCGCGCCGCGCCGGCGCGAGGAGCGCAATTGCCACGACGACCTCGACGCCGATCACCAGCATCGCGGCGAGCGGCACGACGGGGCCGGGCAGGAGGCGGTACTCCGCGAGCGTCGTCCGGAATCGGCCGGGGTCGCGCAGCTTGTGGTTCGCCGCCACCAGGAACAGCAGCGCGAAGGCGGCCCTCAGCGCGGCGTCGACCGCAGGATCGATCATGGTCTCACGGCGCGAAGAGGAGGCTCGCGGCCAGGCCGGGCTCGGAGACCTGGCGCACCACGGCGCCGGTCATCGCGTCGTGGATGGTGAGGGTCGGCGGCAGCGACGCCGACATGACCAGGACCGGATGATCGTCCTGGGTCACGAGAATGCGCTCGACGCCGGGGTTGGGCAGCACCTTCGGCAGGAACCACCCCGTGAACCGCGCCATCCGCCCGCGCCCGCTCGCCGCGAGCTGCTGGCCGACGAAGCCCGCGAGCGGGTTCGGCACGGGGATGCGCTGCACGCGCCGTCGCGTCGCCAGGTCGTAGACCCACACCTCGGTGCCGGCCTCCTTGTGGGTGTCGGGACCGCCCTGGTGCATGAGCGCGTAGAGTCTTCCGGAGGCGGCGTGGACGGCGAGGTGCTGGCCCCCGCCGACGCGCCACGCGGCGCGGCGGTCCGCGTCGCCGACGAGCGACCAGGTCTCCCCGAAGCGCGGCGTGTCGCCGGCCACGTCCACCGGGTGCACGACTCCCTCGAAGGACACGAACAGCCATTCGCTCCCCCGGCGCACCGCCTTCTCGGTGACCGGGTCCTTCTGCGGGTCGAAGAACGGCTCGCTGCGCTCGACCCGCGTCTCGTGGCCCGTGTCGTCGAGGGCCACCGTCAGGGCCGCGCCGTTGGCGCACAGCATGAGGAACCGACGGGGCCCCGCGGCATAGACCAGGCTGCACCCGGGGGTGGAGACCTCGGTGGTGAACCGGCGCGACTTGACGTCGACGATCGACAGCGAGGTGACGGGCGTCAGGTTGAAGACCGCCGCGAACCGCCCGTCGTCCGACAGCGCGTTCGCGGCGTTGCCGGGGAAGTACTCCGCCCGGCGCGGCGGGATGCCGATCTCGTCCAGCGGCTGGAGCGTCGCGGCGTCGTAGACGGTGACCACGTCCGTCCGCTCGCCGCGCACCCCGCGCGAGTAGTAGGTCTCCGCCAGGTAGACCTCGCGGTGGTCGGGCGCGAACAGCGGCGCGATGACGAAGCCGACGCCTCCGCTGCCGGAGCTGAGGGTGGCGAGCAGCTCGCCCGCGTCGGCGTCGAAGAGCGCCGTGCGGTGGAGCAGGATGTCGCTCAGCCAGAACCAGTGCGGCCCCGGCCGCGCGGGCAGCGCGACCACCTTGCCGACGGTCTCGGGCTGCGGCCCTGCGCCGGCGACGCCGCTCGCGGCGAGGCAGAGGAGAATCGCCCGGAGCCATGCACGGCGTGTCCGCGGTGGCCTCATCGTCGCATCGGGGTGGAGGAACCGCGGCGCCCTATACCACGGGCCAGATCGTGGTAATAGACGCACCATGATCGTCGTGACCAACCGCATCCCCGTCACCCGGGGCCATGAGATCGACTTCGAGGACCGCTTCAAGCGCCGCGTCCATCTCGTGGACCGCCATCCGGGCTTCATCCGCAACGAGGTGCACCGCCCGCGTCCGATGAAGTTCGAGCACGAGCGCGGCACCTGGGTGGATGACCCGGACGCGCAGGGCTACTACGAGGTGAAGACCTGGTGGCGGACCTTCGACGACTTCGTCGCGTGGACGAAGAGCGCCGACTTCGCCGAGGCGCATGCCAACCGCCCGCCGCGGGAGATGTTCAGCGGGCCCAACGTCCTGGAGGTCCACGAGATCCTCACCAGCACGGACCTCGACCTCGACTCGGGGTGATGCCCGGCAAGCGGTCGGCCGGCGTGGTCGTCGTCCGCCCCGGCCCGGCGGGCTGGCGCTACCTCTTGCTGCGCGCCTTCCGCAACTGGGACTTCCCGAAGGGTCTCGTCGAGCCGGACGAGCCGCCGCTCGCCGCGGCGTTGCGAGAGGTGCGCGAGGAGGCATCGCTCGAATCGCTCGAGCTCCGCTGGGGCGAGGCTTTCCGGGAGACCGAGCCGTACGCGGGAGGGAAGGTCGCACGCTACTACGTCGCCCTCAGCGCGTCCGGCGACGTGCGGCTCCCCGTGTCGCCGGAGCTCGGACGGCCCGAGCATCACGAGCACCGGTGGGCCTCGTATGCCGAGGCGCGGCGGCTGCTCCCGCCGCGGCTGCAACCGATCCTCGACTGGGCGAGTTCGGTGGTCGAGGGCTCGCTCGCGGAAACTCACTGAGGCCGCTGCCCAGGCGCGAAAGCGTCTACGGCGCTAGACACTCGCGGCGGGCCTGCTATCTTCACTCGGTGAGAGGCAAGGAGCTGCTCCGCGTGCTACGGGGTCTCGGATGTGAGGAAGAGCGACGGCGGGATCGCACGTGCGTGTTCGCTGTGGCGACTGCGTGACGACCGTCCCCGTCCATGCCGGCGAGGACCTCGGCCCTGGGCTGCTCCGGGCGATCGAGCGTGACCTGGAACCTTGCCTCGGCAAGGGATGGTTGCAACGGCGATGAGAACATACACCGTCAGCTACGAGCGCGACGAAGGGGGTTGGTGGGTGGCCACCGTCGTTGAGGTTCGGGGGTGCCGGACCCAGGGACGAACGATCGCCCAGGCGCGGAGCCGGATCCGGGAGGCCCTCGGGCTGTTCGTCGACAATTCCGAGCGTGCGGCGCTCGTCGAGCGGGTCAAGCTGGGTGCCGAGGCACGCCGCGCCTTGGCCCGCCTCGAAGCCGCCAGGCAGCGAGCGGCGAGGGAACAGCAGCATGCTCAGGCCTCCACCAGGGACGCTGTTCGGGTTCTCACACGGAAGCTTCGGCTGAGTGTCCGCGATGCCGGAGAGCTGCTCGGCCTGTCGCACCAGCGCGTTCAACAACTCGCACGCCGTCGCGCGGGTTGAACGGCCCACGGATCCGCGAGCGTCGCGAGGCAAGGGGCATCCGGTCGGCCGGGCGGCACGCCGGCCTGGCGTCAGGAGCCGCTCGGAGTCGTGGCGGGCGGAGCCGCAGGCACGGCGGCCAGCCGGGCGCTGCGCGGGCCGCGGGGCCGGAGCGCCTGGCGCAGCTCGCGCTTGCGGAGGCGGATCGCGTCGGGTGTGACCTCGACCAGCTCGTCCTCGTCGATCCACGCCAGGCCTTCCTCGAGCCCCATGGTGCGATGGGGGACCAGCCGCACCGCCTCGTCGTGGCCCGACGCGCGCATGTTGGTCAGCTTCTTCTCGCGGCAGACGTTCACGTCGAGGTCGGCGTCGCGCGAGTACTCGCCGACGACCATGCCCTCGTAGACCGCCGTCCCGGCGGGGACGAAGAGGATGCCGCGCTCCTGGAGGTGAAAGAGCGCATAGGGCGTCGCCACCCCCTGGCGGTCCGCCACCATCGCCCCGTTCGTGCGCCCCGCGATCGGTCCGTGCCAGGGCGCGTAGCCGTTGAAGAGCGCGTTGAGGGTGCCGCTACCTCGGGTGTCGGTCAGGAAGAGCGAGCGAAAGCCGATGAGACCGCGCGACGGCACGACGTATTCGATGCGCACGCGCCCGCCGCCGAGATGATCCATGCGGGTCATCACCGCGCGCCGGACGCCCAGGAGCTGGGTGACCACCCCGACGTACTCCTCCGGCACGTCGACGAGGAGCAGCTCCGTCGGCTCCTCGACGACGCCGCCGCGGTCTCGCAGCAGCACGGCGGGCTTGGACACCTGGAGCTCGAAGCCTTCGCGGCGCATCGTTTCGATCAGGATGGCGAGCTGCAGCTCGCCGCGGCCGAGCACGCGGAAGCTGTCGGTCGTCTCGGTGTCCTCGACCCGCAGGCTCACGTTGCGGCGGCTCTCCTGGAACAGGCGCTCGCGCACGTTGCGCGACGTGACCCGGCTCCCGGCGCGTCCCGCCCACGGGCTCGTGTTGACGCCGAAGACCATGGCGATCGTCGGCTCGTCGACCCGGATGGGCGGCAGCGGCGCGGGACGTTCGCGATCGGCGATCGTCTCGCCGATGTGGATGTCCTCGATGCCGGCCACGGCGACGATGTCGCCGGCGAGCGCCCGTTCGACCTCGATCCGCTTGAGCCCTTCCCAGGCGTAGACGTGCGTCAGCTTGCAGGGCGCCAGTGAGCCGTCGTTCCGGCAGAGCGCGTACTCGCCGCCGGCAACGAGCGCGCCGGCCACGACCCGCCCGATCGCCAGCCGGCCGACGTAGTCGTCGTACCCGAGGTTGTTCGCCTGGAAGCGCGCCGGCGCGTCCGGCTCGTGGGGCGGGCCGGGCAGGAAGCCCGCGATCGCCTCGAAGAGCGGCCGGAGATCGGGGCTCTCCCGGCCGAGCTCGCGCGTCGCCGTGCCGGCGCGCGCGTTGGTATAGAGCACGGGGAACTCGAGCTGCTCCTCGCTCGCCCCGAGGTCGATGAACAGGCCGTAGATCTCGTCGAGGACCGCCGCCGGCCGGGCGTCCGGGCGGTCGATCTTGTTGAGGCAGACGACGGGCGGAAGGCCGGCCTCGAGCGCCTTGCCGAGGACGAAGCGGGTCTGCGGCAGCGGGCCCTCCGAGGCGTCGACCAGGAGGAGCACGCCGTCGACCATGGCGAGCGTGCGCTCCACCTCGCCGCCGAAGTCGGCATGGCCGGGCGTATCGACGATGTTGATGCGCACGCCCTCCCACGTGACCGTCGTGTTCTTCGCGAGGATCGTGATGCCACGCTCCCGCTCGAGGGCGAAGGAGTCCATCACCCGCTCGGCCACCGCCTGATTGGCGCGGAAGACGCCGGTCTGCCGGAGCAGCGCATCGACGAGCGTCGTCTTGCCGTGGTCGACGTGCGCGATGATGCCGACGTTGCGCACGTCGGGGCGTCGGGCCACGGCCGGCTGGCGCGCGGGAGAGCTCACGGACGTGCATCCTGACGAGAGAGGCCGGGCGGGTCAAACGCCACGGAGATCTCCTGCGCGGGAACGCCGGCGCCGGCCTGCTCATCGGGCACGGCAGCCCACCCCGCGAGCTGCATAGCTAACCAGCTTGGCGCGCCGTGACGCGGCGCACAGCGGACGGGCATTGGTTGCAGCGCTGCGCATCTTGCGGCGCTGCGGGTCGCAGCGGTTCGCGGCACCCAACTTTCGTTGGAGTTCCGTGCACCGGCGAGGGCACGCACCTTGCTCGGAGCCCGCAGCAACATGTCGCGGAAAGCACCGCCTTTGCTCGACCGCATGGTTCTAGCTTGCAAGCCGCTGGGAACGGCGGCGCGCGGCTGGACCTCGGGGGGAAATCTCATGCGCTTCGGAACCACACCTGCGCCGGCCCGCCTGCGCCGGCTCGCGCCGGCGGCAGCGCTGCTCGGCCTCTTGACCGTCTGCTCGCCGCCGGACGCCGCGGCCGCGATCGCGCTCGTGCGGAACCTCGGCGCCACGGGGAGCGGTGCGACCGGCACGACGATCGCCGTCACGGTCCCGGCGGGCGGCGTGCCGGCCGGCCACACGGTCATCGTCACCGTCGCCCTCGACCCGGCGGCGGGCGCGGTGTCGTGCAGCGACAGCAAGGGGAATACCTACACGAAGGACCTCGACGTCACGCGGGGCTCGGGCACCGACGGCGTCCGGACCGTCGTCTGCTCCGCCGCCATCCGTACCGCGCTCGCCGCCGGCAACACCGTCGTCGCGACGCACCCGTCCGTCATCGCACGGGCCGTGAACGCCGCCGAGTTCTCGGGCTTCCTCACCCCGGCGCTCGACAGGAGCGCGAGCGCCACCGGTGCCACCACCACGCTGTCGTCCGGTGCGACGGCCGTCACCACGCAGGCCGCCGAGCTGCTCATCGGCGCGGCCGGCATCGAGTCGAAGCACCCGACGGACTTCACCCCGGCACCCGGCTACACGAGCCTCGGCTACGCCTCCTCGGAAACCATCCCGAACGGCCTGGCGAAGCAGGTCACCCTCTACACGCAGTACCGGGTCGTCTCGACGACAGGCTCGTACTCGGCCAACGGCACGGTCCAGCCGAGCCGGCAGTGGGCGGCGGCGATCGCCACCTACAAGGAGAACTGCGGCAACGGCGTCGTCGACCCGGGCGAACAGTGCGACGGCGGGGCGTGCTGCAACGCGAGCTGTACGTTCGTCGCCTCGGGAACCGTCTGCCGCACCTCGGGCGGCGCCTGCGACGTGCCCGAGGTCTGCACGGGCTCGAGCGCGACCTGTCCGGCCGATGCCAAGCTCGCCGCCGGCACCATCTGCCGCGCGACGGCGGGGCCCTGCGACGTCGCCGAGACCTGCGATGGCACGAGCAACGACTGCCCGGCCGACGGGTTCGCTGCCGCCACCACGGTGTGCCGGGCGGCGGCGGGAGAGTGCGACGTCGCCGAGACGTGTACCGGCAACGGCCCCGAGTGTCCGGCCGACACGTGCAAGGCGAGCGGCACCACCTGCGCGGACGACGGCAACCCATGCACCGCCGACGTCTGCGACGGCGACAGCATGAAGTGCCAGCATCCCGCCGGCAACGCCGGCGCGGTGTGCCGCGCGTCGGCCGGAGTCTGCGACCCGGCGGAGACCTGCACCGGCACCAGCACCAGCTGCCCGGTGGATGCCAAGAGTCCGGAGGGCAC
The sequence above is a segment of the Deltaproteobacteria bacterium genome. Coding sequences within it:
- a CDS encoding AarF/ABC1/UbiB kinase family protein codes for the protein MADAALVAPRLAFNAARYGLLPAPASAALVLLREGLSELPWKAIGDALVRIAQSSGPLTTKLGQVLATRSDILPEAVCVRLEALYTQQPSMRGRQLATTLKVAFPHGLPFRKFSPRPIAVGSIAQVHRAELKSGPSVIVKLVRPGLQREIDRDLNAAELLCGLVLTLPGLTSKTTRLALSNAVRDLGAALRAEVDLRREAQSLDDFGRRLRGNPRVRVPRVYREWCSARALVMEELVGEPLSAYRARAKTDPDAARRVADLAFKEILKQVFEDGRFHGDPHAGNLLILPDGRLGLIDLGLTGESGRQDRQRIARAVRAFVVGDPEALTRALLDFGVPPLEFSYDEFKADVAKVVRQSESQVVAQMMGRNGDGAGGSNGLETLVNDLFRVAYRHGLYVPPSATLLIKAIVTIEGVARSLNPNLNVVAMAVPIVLKSLRPPWLSWRYWKDRSLARLPGGGFVQS
- a CDS encoding DUF1003 domain-containing protein codes for the protein MSVSSRHHFRFHAPHAHLASVFGDDWFAVRAEAFARFFGTPLFLVAQTVVVAFWIAVNAVGLTRFDVYPFILLNLAFSLQAAYAAPLILLAQTRQADRDKALADADAQHREALAQASLERQEFATQQSAQLLELLDRNTKLTQITQELSQRIERLTDEIHRKVVAAS
- a CDS encoding cytochrome c; its protein translation is MFRTIAVLVAAAAASRAAGADVGGPALDYALNCQGCHRADGAATPGSVPALAGSVGKFLRVPGGREYLARVPGVAQAPLDDAATAAVLNWVLERFGRDDTPADFAPYTAAELGRLRRSPLTDVERVRRELIEAIARSR
- a CDS encoding methylamine dehydrogenase (amicyanin) light chain, with translation MDERYWIDRFVETAARQLAQRTSRRSFLTRLGSALVGSTLPLLPVARAADDARLPPPDDAALKGEVGDPKSCSYWRHCAIDGFLCACCGGSQSACPPGTEMSPVTWIGTCRHPGDGKDYIISYNDCCGQSLCLRCRCTRTEGEKPVYFTSKNNDLLWCFGTKSRAVNCSVAVVLGVATKS
- the mauD gene encoding methylamine dehydrogenase accessory protein MauD, which codes for MTQALVVSNVVLWAAVVLLACVVVALVRQIGVLYERVAPAGALMVGRGPGVGEAAPVVRVQTLSGAVRDIGAPSPDRRATLLFFLSPTCPVCKALLPALRSAVRREGRWLDLLLASDGTREEHEPFVREQQLDPSTYVLSPALGITYRVEKLPYAVLLDAAGIVRSKGLVNTREHLESLFEARERGVSSIQDFLGRAQQDMGVGPQ
- a CDS encoding methylamine utilization protein MauE translates to MIDPAVDAALRAAFALLFLVAANHKLRDPGRFRTTLAEYRLLPGPVVPLAAMLVIGVEVVVAIALLAPARRAPGPVAAAAVLAVYGAAIAVNLARGRRHIDCGCAGPAVRRPISGWLVARNAALAAAALAAVAPVRPRPLVWVDALTVMGATATLAALYASVDRLLAHAPALARLRGEA
- a CDS encoding antibiotic biosynthesis monooxygenase, producing the protein MIVVTNRIPVTRGHEIDFEDRFKRRVHLVDRHPGFIRNEVHRPRPMKFEHERGTWVDDPDAQGYYEVKTWWRTFDDFVAWTKSADFAEAHANRPPREMFSGPNVLEVHEILTSTDLDLDSG
- a CDS encoding NUDIX domain-containing protein — encoded protein: MMPGKRSAGVVVVRPGPAGWRYLLLRAFRNWDFPKGLVEPDEPPLAAALREVREEASLESLELRWGEAFRETEPYAGGKVARYYVALSASGDVRLPVSPELGRPEHHEHRWASYAEARRLLPPRLQPILDWASSVVEGSLAETH
- the typA gene encoding translational GTPase TypA, with protein sequence MARRPDVRNVGIIAHVDHGKTTLVDALLRQTGVFRANQAVAERVMDSFALERERGITILAKNTTVTWEGVRINIVDTPGHADFGGEVERTLAMVDGVLLLVDASEGPLPQTRFVLGKALEAGLPPVVCLNKIDRPDARPAAVLDEIYGLFIDLGASEEQLEFPVLYTNARAGTATRELGRESPDLRPLFEAIAGFLPGPPHEPDAPARFQANNLGYDDYVGRLAIGRVVAGALVAGGEYALCRNDGSLAPCKLTHVYAWEGLKRIEVERALAGDIVAVAGIEDIHIGETIADRERPAPLPPIRVDEPTIAMVFGVNTSPWAGRAGSRVTSRNVRERLFQESRRNVSLRVEDTETTDSFRVLGRGELQLAILIETMRREGFELQVSKPAVLLRDRGGVVEEPTELLLVDVPEEYVGVVTQLLGVRRAVMTRMDHLGGGRVRIEYVVPSRGLIGFRSLFLTDTRGSGTLNALFNGYAPWHGPIAGRTNGAMVADRQGVATPYALFHLQERGILFVPAGTAVYEGMVVGEYSRDADLDVNVCREKKLTNMRASGHDEAVRLVPHRTMGLEEGLAWIDEDELVEVTPDAIRLRKRELRQALRPRGPRSARLAAVPAAPPATTPSGS